The Aythya fuligula isolate bAytFul2 chromosome 1, bAytFul2.pri, whole genome shotgun sequence nucleotide sequence TAGTccattaataaataaagaaaaacatggaaacGGAAAAGCACTTAATACAATGCAATAATCCAAGTAATTAGTGAATGAGAACTGAATAAGCAATAATACGCACCCTTATGGGAAAGGTTAAAGTTACTTAGCAAACAGTCAGCTTTCAGTATCAGTTCAAGAAACAAATGGTTAGATCTCTTTGAAGATTTTAAGAATTCAAAACTTATTTGCAATATTGCTGTTCAAAATGCTCATTTTGCTCATGCAATCAATTTGAAAGGTAAATTCTTCACTCACGCTTAAAAAAGATAGCTATATGTGTATGATAGCAATTGATTCCCCTTACGAAGGGGAATCAATTTCATATACTGGACTTATACTACTggttaagaaataaaactgaagttttattaACATCATTTTAACATCAGTTATATTAAGAGGTTTGTTATGTTTTGAATAGTTTATACTGGTTATGGATTTCCATGGCACTGAAACTGTTACCCATTAGTACTGCTTTTATTATCAGATTCCAGCACCACAAGGCATTAGGTGAACACATGGAttgtaattttcagttttactctTTCTTTATGCCAAGAGTTTACCTTTCAAATCACAAAGCTaaaagctccctgctgacaAGCAGTCAATCTAAACagtctacctttttttttttttttttttaattattattattatttagacCCTTCCAGAAACACTAGCAATCTGTAGGTAAGCTTATCATGTTTAAGTTTGCAAAAGCACAGAGGAGTATTAAAGTTCAAAAAACTGAGCTATGGAAACTACATTGCACACGACAATATAACAAGCATAAAGCAAGAGTGTACTCAATATGCTCTTCCAAACTTTTTTAAGGGATATTTGTGTTTTGGAGGGGAGAGACACGCTAACCTCGTGAACACAGAACTGTATACATGAACAGCCCTTAAGAAAGTCAAGGGTTATACACATCCTAAAAATACTTTCAGGCCAATGAAAAGTTACTTGGAAATAGAAGTCATTCCTGTATCACTCTCCtagtgaaacacatttttaagttGGAGAATaacatgtgttttatttttaatagatttgcAGTGCTGGACAGTAACAAATAGAGACCCAGGTAAGTTATATTTCTGCTGCTATTTTGTGCAAGTTGTCTAATTTGTACACTAAGTCCACATCAAGTAAAAACTGCTAGTGAAAACTCAGAAAGTCATgataaaaaaaagcagcacttcagAATAAAGTATCTCCTCTGCTGAAATCCATGCACCAGTAACTCAAACATTCTTAAATTGGCATAGGAGAATTATATTAcatatctaaaattaaaaaaatatatcgTGTTAAAGTTCAAATTTACGGAAAGTGTTTACtaaactgaaaaacacaatttcttCTGTCACATGGGATTATTTCTCTCCCATTTTAAGAAGTTACTGAGGCATTTAGTTCCAATTGCATGTTATTTCTATTCTGAGAATTAGTTTCATCTATAATTTCTTTATAGCAGTTGCGTTAAGTGTTGTTTAgaacacagattattttttttccatattagcacaaaaccaaggaaaattatgaagatgttgaaagaagaggaaaggaaacattATTGTCCAGAACAGTCCGTGTATGTAGTGACCATGTTTCCTCGTCTCTGAGTGACAGTCCTACAGTGCTTGCTGGATCCATGAAACCTGCTGTCAGTTCGCACTGCATGTCGGTGTGCATTTTCAAAGtcactaaaagaaaacattttttccatattttcaaaCACATCATCAAACAGTCCACCTCCAAAGGAGAACTCCTGGAAAGAACGTCTTTGCCGACTGTGAGCTTCCCGATGACTTCGGAAGtgattttcaaagtgctttttcGACCGTGAGTTTTGACTGAAGAGGTCAAAGTCTTTGAATAGATCATCAAAGTTGAAGTTAAATGACTGATGGAACGGGCTTCCATTATTTCCTTGTCCTCCATGACGTCCAAATTGATCGTATTCTCTTCGTTTATTCTCATCTGATAATGTTTCATAtgctatttcagtttaaaaagaaaagaagtagaaaaactTCAGTTGCACACCATtataaaaagacaaacacatacacagaaCAACAGCACAGTAAACTCTAGCCACACTGCAGTTACAGCTAAGTGGCAAGCTAAACAGCATGGagataaaataaaggaaattaattacCAAAATGACCAAATTTTCGACTTCACAGAAGTTTAACAATAAACCTAAATTTTGTAATTGGGGATACCTGAAATGGAATTAGGTTTCTATCTGATCTTGGTCCAAAACTACATCTACTGGTGCTCCAAGGCAGAAATTGACAGATAACATACACAGTGTTACTAGAATGGGTATTTTAAACCCCTCCATTTTCTTACCTGTCATTGGCTTACCAACTATTCTAAATAGCTCAATATTTATTTGGAActcctgcttcctcctgttAGCATATGCTAACAGCTGCTGTATCTAAAGAGATACACTACATTAATCACTACCTTTCTTCCAAAAGAACAGTTCTGCAGACATGAAGATAAAACCCAGAAGTCATGTTAGCTTTGTCATGCAAAATGCCTATGCTATAATAGTCTATGGGGAGCAGAAATGGGAACACTTTTTCAGCAAGCCTTTTTATGTTCTTGATCATTCATTTCCATCAGTATATGTTAATCCCAGAACACATAAGAATGGTGTATTCCTAGGATCACAGGATAGTTCAGGCTGGAAGTGCCCTCAGGTCTCTAATCTAATGTTTTGCTCAAAGTAAGGTCAGCTATGAGATCAGACTAGTTACTCAGGGCTTTATCCACTCATTCCTGAAAACTCGCCAAGGATGGGACGTGCACAGCCTCTCTAATCATCCTGTTCAAACACTTGCCTGTCCTCGTGGTGATGAAAGTTTCAAAGTTTTTCCTTATAGCCACATGGCATCTCTCATACCTGCTGTCTCTTGTATTCTTACCAAGAACCACTGAAGAGCCTTGCTGCaggttgtttttaataaaaacacaaaaaatctcCCCATAAGGGCTGTAAGGTTTCCATTAGGTCCCCCCGAAACTTTAGTAACCCTGAGCTGGATCTTACTAGACAGACCGGAATATAAGGAGAGTATTTGAAATACTCTTCTACTGCCAAAGTTGTCCTCCTGCCAAGTATTTTTTGTAAGAAGAGGCATGAGCCTAGAAGTCTAATAGGCAGGAATGCATAAACTGTGCAAAAGGCCTGCCTATGtgcaagaaaatggaaaactgataTGGGGCATTTGCACCACAGAAATATAACcaaaaaaattaatctcttaTTCAGTAAAAACAGTACACTTCAGTTACTGCATTTGTTCACAGATATAAGCCACATATCCAGTTAAGACTGAGGTTAGCATACATTACCTTCAGCAATTTCTCTAAATTTTGCTTCTGCACCAGGACTCTTATTTTTGTCTGGGTGGTATTTCATGGCCAGTTTGTGAAACGCCTTCTTGATCTGGCGGTCAGATGCATTTTTTGGAACTCCTAAGATATCATAATAGCTCTCTGTAGCCAGTATTAACTCCGTTatcattaaaatgcagagggCAAATGTGAAGACAGATTGCGTAGTTGCCATTTCTCTGGTTcctagaaagaaagagaaatatacTTGAACAGGTTATTTCAGGTTCCACAGCAGCTTAAAAAGGCACAACCAtaaactgaaagaggaaggcgtgtatttttttttaggagtcACTCTGTGACTGACACATCAGCAAGTTCTTTCACCTTTGTTGTTAGTTAACAAACCCCACCTCCCTAGTTTCACAGTCACAGAATACGTGAATGGAAAAGCTGCAAATTCACATTTCACATCCATCTCAAGTGTTCTTTTGTGTTCACCTTTGGTCTACAGCTATCCTTACCCACACATTTCCCCCCAGTCCTGTTTCCAGTTGTTGAATTAAACATACAATACCTTCACTGCATGAAACAGTTCATGCTGGCATACCCGGACTAGCTTTAAACTAAACCCTAAGTTCTAAGTTCTAAACTAAGTTCTAGGATCATTAACACAGCAGCTCTAAATTAGAGCACAGGTTTCAAAACCTACCGAATATGCTGGTAGAATAACTCACTGATTAGCTTGTGCAACATTAAGAACCTGACAATACAACAGGCCTGAAAAACAACTTTGGGCTGCAGGAAATCACGACTGTTAGATGCTCAGTCAGCTTCAGAAGGTCACCTAACTGACCTAAAGTGAGTATGATACAAGGAAACACTCGTCTAGAGTACAGGGGTCAGTCAAGTAGAACACTATTTTATAACGGGCTGGGCTTAATTTACTTGCATTTTAGATTGTATTCTAAATATAAACACCAACCATACCTCTGATATCAGAGAATTTATCTAATAAATGCCACAGCATATAAAGATTTACACATGCAATTCTCAATGTCTGAACTgagctcaaaaaaaaacttctataCAAACAGCTTAAACTATAACTAAAAGTTTAActattttttaacaaatgtatttgtcaaaaacttatacttaaaaatgaattgaaacTAAAACTCAGGGAAAAAGCAGTGGCATAGATaggatacagaaaaaaaaaaagacagcttcaTGTAGCCATATCatcttttatgattttttataAATGACAAGAGTGGGCTCTTCCTACCAGAAGACAAGCTCAAACTATATTTGAAggatttatgtatataaaaaagtaagtaaaacaTACAGTACCGAAACGTGAACATTCAAAGACAGAATGCTGGCTGTCCCCTAACCAGTAGGATGTATGGCAATGCCTTGAACATGCCAGAAATAACATGGTCCTCCCAGCCCCCATCAGATTGCACTGATGTGACAGTATCACAATCACAACTCAAGGAGAAGAATTCTATAGCTAAGCGTAGCTTAttcagc carries:
- the DNAJB9 gene encoding dnaJ homolog subfamily B member 9; protein product: MATTQSVFTFALCILMITELILATESYYDILGVPKNASDRQIKKAFHKLAMKYHPDKNKSPGAEAKFREIAEAYETLSDENKRREYDQFGRHGGQGNNGSPFHQSFNFNFDDLFKDFDLFSQNSRSKKHFENHFRSHREAHSRQRRSFQEFSFGGGLFDDVFENMEKMFSFSDFENAHRHAVRTDSRFHGSSKHCRTVTQRRGNMVTTYTDCSGQ